CAGTTCCGCGGCCTGGAGCGGCTGCCGGTGAGGCTGCACGCATGAACTCCCGCCACGACGAGAACGGAGCGGACACATGTCGGCAGAAGTGATCGACCGGTTCTTCGAGAGCTCGGGTGCCGGTGACATCGAAACGGCCGTCGAGTGCTTCGCCGACGACGGGCGGTGGATCACGCCCGACGGGGACGGGCTCGGGACGGTCCACACCAAGGACCGGATCGGCGAGCTGATCACCAGCCTGAACGCGATGCGCGAGAAGATGATCGCCTCCGGGGTCGACGGGAAGTTCGAACCGCCGATCATGTTCGGCGAGAACCTGGGGCTGGTCCGGTGGACCGTGGAGACCACCGACGGGAAGGTGGTCAACCGCGGTGTCGACCTCTTCGT
This portion of the Saccharothrix syringae genome encodes:
- a CDS encoding nuclear transport factor 2 family protein; this translates as MSAEVIDRFFESSGAGDIETAVECFADDGRWITPDGDGLGTVHTKDRIGELITSLNAMREKMIASGVDGKFEPPIMFGENLGLVRWTVETTDGKVVNRGVDLFVLSDGKIVLKDVYRKI